AGTATTTTATATGTCAAACTTAATCAATGTATTTTATATGtcaaacttaatcaaaattaaataaataacgaGTTCAAAGTTTATGTCGATAAACTTAAAGTGGTAAGGGATAGtggatttttttatcttaattccAATATTTATAATTCGTCCTACTTTTATATCAcatattcttttatataaaaaagtatataaaaataagtaaatataaaatataaaaaaagaatatttttcatAATGGAAAGCTTGAAAAGAACTTTATTGAATTAATAGAAGGTAATGAGTACAAAGACAATCGATTCGGACTTTCTTTgataatatatatgaatattatacAACATTATTAATTAGAACTTAATAACTATTTCTTAAGGAAGATGCTTGAAGaggaaaatttaatataaatttcaaaGTGCAATTGGTTCAATAAGCAATGAAGTGATTCCACCCTTAGCCGCTTTTCCAACATATGTATATCCATCTCCTTCCCTGTAAAGTACATCCATCACCCTTGCAAGGTTTAGGCTACGATTTAAAACTTCTGTTGGCATTTCTGTTGGTTTCTGAAACTCTTGATTCACATCCTTCCAGGCACTCTCAACATGCTTGTTGAATACATCGTATGCCTCTTGTGCTGATACGCCATATTCTTCCATGTAACACTCTATTGCTGAGCAATCATCTTCTCTCCTATGCTTAAACTGCAGccataataaaatcaaaattattctATCACTATATACCCTAAAATCTATCAGTTTATTAAACTACCTTTGTTTGTGACGATAAAATACATTTATTGACAATACTTCCTCACTAAAAGCCCTAAAATGAAATTAgatttcttttcttattcttcAATTTGAGGCTAAACattttatatataaacattaaactttaattttttttagatcatGATAAAAACCATCGTTTGATTTTGTTACAAAGACATTGAATTATTTAGTTAAGAGTTTGGTTTCTTGTGGTTatctaaatatattattataccttGTGTTCCGCAACATCATCCATAAACCTACAAATAATTGTGGAAGCTTGAATGATCTTAGGGTCATTGGCTGCCCATTTAAAGGTCTCTGGTGTTACGATATCTCCCATGCCGACGAAAGATGTAATAGCAAGCATGGCATAACCACAAGTTGGCAATGCATTAGCCTTAAACTCTTCGAATGATGGTTTGTAGTTTTGAAGAGTCCATCTGGCCTCCACAAGATAAGATTGAGCAAGTCGTATCATCTGAGGCGACAAAATCCCAACAATTATCACTAATATCAATTCAAATtcgataataatatttaaatgattaTATATTGTTATTCGAGTTAGTTGTTTATTCAAATCTAGAATTTAGCTAAGATATTATCTCTTTTGTACAAAATAAATGTTTGTTGATGTACATACCGCATTTTTCGCATATTCGACACGATATTGTCTCCCATGCTCAGCCACCAGTTGTTCCATTTCTTTATAAACATCTAATAGTGCCTTGTAGCTCGGCTTCATGTATTCAGGAAGTTCATCTATGCATTTGATATCCCACCTGAATCCAACTTCAACGTTATATTTAATCATTCCTCGTAATATATTATTGAATGTTAACTTCAACTAAAGAAACCTAACCTATTACCAACAAAATTAAAGAAATCTAACCTCTCAATTGCATTTGTATATGGAATGAGCTCTTCATATGTTGCATATGAGTCATATGTATCATCTacaatagatgccattgctatCACTTTTGTCAACATCTTTCTACCAAGTGAATATTGGGGCTCAAAGTACACTCCTGAGATCCAAAAATAGCCTTCAACCACTCTATCTCTTGCATATGGCAACTTTCTTTGAAAGTCTAAATCTTTCCACCACCTAAAAAATGATATCATAAAAAACCCCATTAGCACAATGAATATTCAATGTTTCAATTAGTTTCACATTCATGTTGTTAGATTTAAGTCAATTGGCAAcctcaaatattaaaatatatataagtaaaatgATATAGGTGAAAAAGATGAATCCAAGGTTCATGCCATCACTtttaacttgtactatttaataAGATTCAAATATTAGCATTTGCAACTTGTCTCCTATACTGAGAATGATGTCTCCAATAAATTCAACCCTCCTTccactaataaataaataaataaataagatgaaaaagaaaatatgggtGAAAGAGATTAAAAAACATACCTACAAATCTCGCTTAGCTCTTTCCTATGCAAAAATTGTAACATGTTGAAGTCGATCTTAGCAAACTCCAACAAAGCCTTATTGTGGGACTCAATATCTTGGTATACTGAAAGATAGTGCCTTGCCTCAACCCTTGGCAAGCCTCTTCGAATTGATTGTTTCAAAGCATGAGAAACCTCTTCGGACAAAGGATGGTCCAAAGATGATACTGCAAGGCTTAAATGGTTGGTGGTGAAAGAAATTGCTTCATCCAATATATCTTCCCCATGAACCCTCAAATAGGAAGCTTGGTAAAGTTCCAACAATCCTTGAACATCGCTTGTCACGGATGACTTGAAATTCCCTTGCTCGTCTTTAAACTTGTTGAATACGTCTGACATGAAATTACCCAAAATGAAACATCGTTATCAAACATTCCATGCTATTATATTCTCAAGAAACTTAAAAACACTATGTTTCTGTTCCAATAATTACCGCATGAAACATTGTATCCATGCTCTCGGAGTAGTCGGAATCGAAGAGATGTAGTGTAGAGGTCGTTCTCGGCATCATTGTTGTTATGGTAGATATTCTCTAGTTCATCTTCGATCTCCTTGGTGAAATGGTAACTCACACCCAGTCTTTGGACTGAATCAATGAAGGCTAACTTTTGGGTCGAATTAGCCATTGGTGCCACAATCATCTTCCTCACTTCTTCTTTCAATTGTTGGTGGCGTTTTTCAGTTCCAGCATCAATATTCTGCtcaaaacaatgaaaattttcttCATATTGAATCActaaataattaaacaaataatatgtTAAGATTATATCAATATGGTGATATGTATGTATACCTTGTCGGGACAATTGAGGAAGAAATCTCCCCAAATGCTAGGCTGAAAATCGGCTTTGGGACGGATTTCATCCTTATTGGAAGAAAGGGGTGATGAAGAAGGCATTTGAGAAACTTGTGAAGCCATTTCGATTGATCAAAAGCAGATATTGAGAAGCTGAATTTGCAGCCTTTTCTTGGTTTGCTCTTGAAATTTGGCACAGAATTTGTGTGAGCATAAGAGTGCAATTGTTGCATGTATTTATAGGTAAGAAAAATAGTGGTGATATTTGAAGTCAAAAAAGGAGAACTTAAATTCAAGAAAACAAAGTGCATGAGAAATACAAATAGATTAAAAGAAATGTTGATTTGTCTTTTGTTTGATTCTTTTGATTCAAAGTTGATGTCtgtaaaaaatgtttaaatatccTCTATTGATTTTAAACTTTTGCAGTTCGATCAAAATGTTTGAGGGCATGAATGATATTTATTCTTTTCTCTGCTTTTGACATACTCTTCACAAAACTTTTGACCAGTAATCTTATATTAATTTCTTAGGAAATATGATTGGAAAGAAAGAACAATACGACTCTATAGTATTCAAAATACTGACTTATTTTgatataaagttttaaaattttactttaaaaaaatgtttGTCATGTTTCTTTTAATCCTTAGTGATCAAATGTATTTGTTTACttgttatcattttaaaataaataaatttgttacTTATTTGACCCACTCTCTTTAGGATATCAGAATTGTTTTTAAATGGATGAATTTAAAAActaagaaaagaaattgtttataTGTATCATTCTTAAAATTctaaacatcaaatattttataattatttttttaaaaattaataaaaataataacgaagagattaaaaattaataaaaattaaagtagttttatacacttttataattatttatataattaatattttaacgataaAACCGTTATGTTTTATGGTTTATTCCTTTAAATTAtgcataataaattttatataaatttaatttattttatgtaaaaaattcaaccatcaaatatatattaaatatattaagtattttttatatgaaaataaaaattgaatgaaGTCGGTTAAGCATCTGAAAGTATTTGCCTTTCTTTTCTACCTTTTTACAACTGATATTTCATGGATTTTTATAGAGCATGTCAGGTTTGACCAAGGAtttgtttacaattcaccatAAACACATTAGACGCAATGTTCTCAAATTATGGGATTTTAAattcatctttaatttttaaaatgttttaatttagttctcaaattatcatatcatatcaattaagtccttttattaattCAACAATTAGTTTAGGCATTAAATGCCAACTCAAATTTGAGATGAAGTATATTTAAAATTCGtagatcaaattataaaaaacatatatatctattgcatagataaaatttaattgatactAGTTTTTAATACGTCAAATCCAGGTTTTGCATGTGGTAGTTATATATATGTAACATCCTCGACCCGGCCTAGGAGTTTCGGCTAAGTCAAAGGCATTACATTCGATCACCGAAGTGATCCTGTAAAATCGTTCTTTTTAGATGCGTTTGATTTGTATGGAAATACTcttttgtttttagaaaaacattcattcattaaACCAATTTGACTTATTAGTTCATCTACAGTATAATTGATATGAAGTATTAAGAAAACGACTTTTAAGTTTTTAAGAAAAGACCTATCAAAACTTTAAGTATTTTGTAAAGCAGCAGAAAATATTTAGAATAATAGTTTCCTATATTGAATAGCATGCAAATATTAGAGTAATAATTAAATGACATGCTTAAAATAAATAAGCTAAACAAATCCCAAACCTATGatataaaaatgagaaaatacttaataattacaaacccaaaaataaattattaaggaaaaattttaatgaaacttttaaa
The genomic region above belongs to Gossypium hirsutum isolate 1008001.06 chromosome D05, Gossypium_hirsutum_v2.1, whole genome shotgun sequence and contains:
- the LOC107903504 gene encoding (+)-delta-cadinene synthase isozyme C2, translated to MASQVSQMPSSSPLSSNKDEIRPKADFQPSIWGDFFLNCPDKNIDAGTEKRHQQLKEEVRKMIVAPMANSTQKLAFIDSVQRLGVSYHFTKEIEDELENIYHNNNDAENDLYTTSLRFRLLREHGYNVSCDVFNKFKDEQGNFKSSVTSDVQGLLELYQASYLRVHGEDILDEAISFTTNHLSLAVSSLDHPLSEEVSHALKQSIRRGLPRVEARHYLSVYQDIESHNKALLEFAKIDFNMLQFLHRKELSEICRWWKDLDFQRKLPYARDRVVEGYFWISGVYFEPQYSLGRKMLTKVIAMASIVDDTYDSYATYEELIPYTNAIERWDIKCIDELPEYMKPSYKALLDVYKEMEQLVAEHGRQYRVEYAKNAMIRLAQSYLVEARWTLQNYKPSFEEFKANALPTCGYAMLAITSFVGMGDIVTPETFKWAANDPKIIQASTIICRFMDDVAEHKFKHRREDDCSAIECYMEEYGVSAQEAYDVFNKHVESAWKDVNQEFQKPTEMPTEVLNRSLNLARVMDVLYREGDGYTYVGKAAKGGITSLLIEPIAL